Sequence from the Methanosarcina siciliae T4/M genome:
GAGCAGAGACGGGATAGGTACACTTCTCAGGAAGGCGGTTTACGAAAGTTTCGCCTGGCAGCGGGGAGGAAATACCCATTTCGGAGCTTTCTTACTCCTGATCCCTCTGGCAATGGCTGCAGGTGAAATCTCCCGGGAAGCCTCCTCCACCGGGAAAGCCGATTTCCGGCTCGAGTCGGGGTATTTTGAAAACCTTGCTTCCCGCGCCCATATTTTTGCCCGTGCAACGAGCTGTGAAGATGCTGTTGAGTTCTACCGGGCTTTCGGGCATGCAGAAGTCAGGGTAAACAGCGTGGACGAATTCGACCTTGAAGATCCCGGAGCAACTGCCGATCTCAGGGAACAGAACATTACCCTTTACGACCTCATGGAAATTTCCAGAGGGTATGACCTGATCGCAAACGAGTGGACTTCAGGTTTCGGGCGCTGCCTGGAGGGTGCGGAAAGCATCCTTGAGTTCATGCAGGCGAGAAACTGTGAAGCCGAAGCTTTAACCGGGGGTTCGGTTTCCACCTGTTCCGGCACAGGAATCAACGAGGCTGTGGTGTATACTTTCCTGAAAATGCTCTCCAGGCACAGGGACACCTTCATCCAGACCAAGTTCGACCCCGAAACTGCAGATTACGTCTCTGCCAGGGCAGGCAAACTTCTTTCAGGCTGGGAAGCTTCGGGGAAAACAGCAAGGGACTTTGCTTTAATCCTTCCTGCTGTACAGGAATTTGACTCCGAGCTTCTGGAAAAAAAGATTAATCCGGGTTCTACGGCAGATATCATTATTGCAGGGCTTTTTATTGCCCTTCTCGGAGGCTTGCGCTTTTGACCGTTTTTTCTTCGGATTGCAGGGAATTTGAAAAGTCAGATCATGCTATCAACCTCTCGGCTTTTGGGATCCGGGAGGGGATCTCGGAAGTAATAGTAAGTACAGGTTTTGAAAACCCGAATGCTGCTCCCATAGGTATCATCACAAAGAGCGGAAAGCCTTTTGTCAGGCTCTTCAAAGGCAGCCACACCTGGACAAATGTGGCTAAAGAGATGTATCTTGTTTCAAACGTTGTTTACGACCCCCTGCTCTTTGTACGCTCGACTTTCTTCGACCTTGAGCCCTCCGAGTTTGAATATGTGCCTGCAGGCGGTCTCGAGTTCCCGGTCCTCAAAGAAGCTGTTGCCTGGGTTATTTTCGAGTGCGTTAATGTAAAGAACACAGACCAGACTCTTATTGCCGAGCTTGTACCTGTAAAGGCGGGCTTTAACGAAGAGCACAGAAAAAACCTCCCCGTGCCCAATAGGGGATTCAATGCCGTCCTTGAGGCCACGGTCCATGCAACCCGCTATCAGCTTTCAGGGGATGAAAAATACCTTGAATGGATCCGGCACTATGAAACCCTTGCTTCAAAATGCGGGGGCGATGGGGAAAAGAAGGCGATGAAGCTGCTTTATGAAGTGCTGGGGATTTGATTTTCTTTCTAATTCCGGATCCTTTTGGGTTTTCTTTCTAATTCATACCAGTTTTGATTTTTTTCGGTTCGGTTCTCTGTTGTAATTTTAAGCTCTCTGTTGTAATTATCTAACTCTGTTTTAAGTTACCTTTCTCTGTTCCATGTTACCTTTTTTAGATAATTATATTATCCTCCTCCTGCATGAGTTCTTTTCATGAGTTTTAAGAGCATTGCATGGGGTATTACAGGAGCAGGGCATTTCCTGGACCGCAGTTACCAGGTCTTTAAGGAACTCAAACAAAGAGACCCCGAACTTTCCGTAAACACGTATATTTCCAGGGCAGCCGAAGAGGTGCTCAGGATGTACGGGCTTGAGCAGAAGCTTGTGAAAATCTCGGGAGGAGACTACCTTGAGGAGATCTTCCGGGAAAGCGAACAGGGCTCAAGTTCCCCCAAGGTCGGGCGCTTTCTCCTTGAAAGGTACGATGCCCTCTTCGTTACGCCTGCAACCTCAAACACAGTCTCGAAAATCGCCTACGGGATTGCCGATTCCCTTATAACCAATGCCGTTGCCCAGGCTGTTAAGGGAAAGGTTCCTGTTTATGTTGTGCCCGTGGATATCGAAGGCTCGATCATATCGGAAATGCCCTATAATATTGACCGGAAACAGTGCAGGCACTGTGAAACCTGCCCCCCGCGGGAAAACTGTCCTCACGGGGCAATCACTGAGAAAAACGGTTTTACAGACCAGATCGATCTCCTCAAATGCAAAGGCTGCGGGATCTGCAAGGAACTGTGCCCTTATAACGCCATCAAGGGCGGGCCTGTTGAAGTCCTTGTCAGGGACGTGGACATGCGCAATGTTGAGATTGTAAAAGGACTACAGGGGATCACCGTGCTTGAAAGTCCGGAAGCCATTCTGGAACTATTTTAAATCCAGGATTTCAGCCCGTTTTCTTTTTTCTTTTCCTTTCTTTTTTTCCGTTTTCTTTTCCTTTCTTCCTTTCTCCCGCATCTACCTGTGAAATCTTTTGTTTTTCTCTTGCCGTTAATCAATTATCTTCAGTTTTCCGCTTTCAAGCTCTCCATAGCTGTCGGACATAAAACGAATCACAGCCTCATCATGGGAGATAAGGAGGTATCCTATTTTTCTTTCAGCCTGCACCTCTTTAAGCATGTGGAGGATCTGGGCCTGCACCGAGACGTCCAGGGCAGAGGTCGGTTCGTCAAGGACAATATATTCCGGGTCGAGCAGGAGAATCCTGCCAAGGGCAAGACGCTGGAGCTGCCCTCCCGAGAGCTGGGACGGGTAGCGGGTAAGCACTTCTTCCGGGAGGCCCACGGTCATAAGCAGCTCTTCTGTTTTTCGGACATGTTTGGATTTAGGGACTCTCAGAAGAGTAAGGACTTCAGAAACCGAGTGTTCTATTTTTTTCCCGGGATTGAAAGCGTCCGTTGGGTCCTGAAACATTATCTGGACTTTGCGGCGGAAGGCTATATACTCTGTTTTTTTCATTCCGGAAAGGGGAGAGCCTTTGTAATATACGATGCCTGCTGTTGGCTTCTCAAGCCCGGCAACGGTCCTCCCCAATGTGCTTTTCCCTTCCCCGGACGGGCCCATAAGCCCGAAAGTTTTGCCCGGACTTATTTCAAGGGAAATCTCCCGGAAAATACACTTTCCCGGGCTCAGCAGGCTAGCTCCGTAACTTTTTGAGAGGCTGGCTGCTCTCAGGGACATAAAAAACACCTCACAGCCCTTCTGCCTGTTTCCTTAAGTTCAGGCCGGCTCTCACTGCATCTTTTTTCCCTTAAGGGACATCGTGGGTGAAATTTGCAGCCTGCAGGAGGGGAGCTGAGAGGCGGGGAAAAACCCGGTATGGGAACAAAGCCTTTTTCAGGCAGGCTGTTAAGGAGCCCCCGGGTGTAGGGGTGCAGGGGGCTTTCAAAAAGGCTTGAGGGGTCGGAAATCTCCACAATTTCACCTGCATACATTACGGCGATCCGGTCGGCAAGCCTTCGTACGAAGCCAAGGTCATGGCTTATGAGGAGCAGGGCAGTCTTCTTTTCCCTTTTCAACTTCGTAAGTTCGGTTTCCAGTTCAGTTACGCATTTCCTATCAAGCCCCTTGCTGGGCTCATCTGCTATCAGAAGGGCAGGATCAAGTATGGTTGAAGCTGCAATCAAAAAACGCTGGTTCATTCCTCCCGAACACCATCCGGGATAATAGCGAATGCACTCTGCCGTGTTTGCAAAACCCGATTTTTTCAGGGCTTTTGCGACTTTTAAGAATGCTTCTTTTTTCTTTTCCTTCCGGTGTACCCTCAGAGGTTCTGCGAGCTGGTGCCCTATGGAATATACAGGGTTAAGAGCCAGGGAAGGGTTCTGGAAAATAATGGCAATTTCTTCTTCCCTTATCTTTGCCATCTCTTTTTCGTTCAGTTCAAGGAGGGATCTTCCCCCGAATTCTACAGTTCCTTTTACTCTGGACTCAGGGGGCAGGAGGCGCATAATTGCGTGTGCGACTACGGATTTCCCGCAGCCTGTTTCTCCCACAAGAGCCAGGGTTTCGCTTTCTTCAATCGAAAAGGAAACCCCTGAAAGGGCTGTGACCGTTTTTACTCCCTGGAAAGAGACTTCGAGATCCTTTACCTCAAGCAATGTTTTCACGGCTTCGTTCTTCGCCTTCATGCCGCATCCGCTCCTTCTCCCGAGTATTTCTCTTCTTCTGTTTCAAGCCCGAACCCTATCAGTGCGATAGCCATTACGCAGAGGGTGATGCAGATTCCGGGCGGCAAATACCACCACCACATGTCCCTTATAAAACCTCCCCGGAAAAAGGCAAAAGAAAGCATGCTCCCCCAGCTTTTCATACTTATGTCGCTGAGTCCCAGAAAAGAGAGGGAGGCTTCGGAAATCATTGCCGAAGCCGTAGCCAGCATGAATTTGGGCAGCAGGATGTGGACTATGTTTGGGAAAATGTCCGATGTCATGATATGGCTGGAGGAAAAACCCATGCATCGAGCACTTTTAACGTAGCCTGCTTCTCTTAGCTGCAGGGTTTTCGAGCGTGTGACCCTTGCAGTTGACTCCCAGGAAAGGAATCCCAGGACAGGGACAAGTACCCAGATGCTCGGCCTCAGGAATGCGCCCAGGACTATGATTAAAGGGATCTTCGGGATAATGAGGACAACGTCGGTAAAACCCATCAGCAGCTCATCCAGAGCTCCCCTGAAGTATCCTGCACAGAGGCCAATTGTAGTCCCTATAAAGGTGGAGATCAGGGCTGCCGCAAAGCCCACAGTCATTGAGATCCTGGCTCCGTATACAAGTTCGGAGAGGATGTCGTTTCCTATGTCGTTTGTCCCGAGGAAGTGCTCTCTTGAAGGCTCTTCGTAAGGTGTGAAACGCTCATCCGGGGCATAGGGGGCAAGAAGGGAAGGAAACAGCGCCATAAACAGGAAAAAAGCAAGGAGAAAAATGCCTCCCCTATTGAATTTTCCGAGAACCCCTTCCCTTTTTTGGATACTCCGGAACGCTCCTCTGCCCGGAATGCTTAAACCGGGAGTTTCAGGACGTACCAGCTGTTTTTCGGAATGGCCTTCAGCACGGTTTTCTTTGATGGAAGTCCCTTCAATATGGGCGGTTTCCGGGTTCATGCAGGCCTCCTTACTCTGGGGTCAATTAAGGTATAGAGCAGGTCAGCAAGCATATTTGCAAACAGGGCCGTAAGGGCAATTACCAGAAAAGCCCCCTGGAGCAGGGGATAATCTTTTCCCATTATTGCATCGTAGATGAGGGTTCCCATACCGTTTAAAGAGAAGATGATTTCTATGAAGAGGGCTCCGCTGAAGAGAAATCCGAAATCCAGGGCAAGGAGGGTAATGACCGGGAGTGAGGCATTTTTTATCACATGCCTGAAAAGTATGCCGGTATTGTGAAGGCCCTTTGCTCTGGCATACAAAGCATAGAGCTGCTTTTTTTCCTGGATCACGCTTCCGCGCATGACCAGAAAATTCCTGGACGCTGAAAATACTGACATTACACAGACAGGCAAAAAGAGATGGTGCAGCACACTTCCTATTTCCGGCGCATCATAGAATCCTTTTGAGGGAAAGAGCCCCAGCTTGAAAGAAAAGAGATAGAGGGACAGGAGAGCAAGAAAATAAGGCGGTGTACAGGAGAAAATGACAAAAGCAAAACCGGTAAAACGGCTCATTTTTCTTTCCGGTTTCCAGCCGGCAAGAGCTCCCAGCAGACTCCCCAGGAAGGCTCCGATAAGCACTGATATCCCCACAAAAAGCAGGGTCCAGCCCATCCTGCCCAGGAGGATCTCTGCAACAGGAGCATGGAGGTGGTAGGAGTATCCCAGGTCAAGGTGCAGGAGATCCGAAAGGAAAGACGTGAATTGCTCATGGAGAGGTCTGTTCAGCCCCAGTTCTGTCCTGAGCTCTTCCATCACGTCTTCGGGCACATAAACATCTTCCCCTATGAGGTTTTTTACCGGATCTCCGGGCATCATCCTCGGGAGGGTAAAATTGATGATGGTTATGAGCACGAACGAAGCTAAATATCGGATTATTTTTCTTGTTATTCCTTGCATTGTCATTATTTTCCCATTTTTCTGCTTCTTCTGTTCCTTTATTCCTCCTTTTCCCGGTCCTTCTCTCCTTCGATTTCCTCCTTTTCCTTATCCTTTTCTTCTTTCGTTCCTCTTTTTCCTGACTCTTCAAGTCCTTTTTTCCTTTTTCTGAATTTTCCTTTCCTTTATGCTCTTTTTCTGCTTTTTCTTTCCCTTTATGCTCTTTTTCTGCTTTTTCTTTTCCTCATGCCCTTTTTCTGATCCCTCTACTTTTTTATGCCTCCGTTCTTCTTACATTTACAAAGTTATCCAGGTTGTAAATCCCGTATAGGGGGTCAGTATACCAGCCCTCAAAGTGCCTGTTATAGGGGGTGAGCACGGTGTTCCAGTAGAGAGGAATTGCAGGCAGGTTCTCTGCATAATAATCCTGGAGTTCGTACGCATAAGCCTGAAGCTCTGCAGAGTCTGTGGTTGCAAGGATATTGTCGCAGAGTTCCAGATACTCGGGGTCGTCCAGATTATGCATTACTCCCTGGCCCGATCTCCTTGAATCGAAATAGCCGCTTCCCCAGCTTGCGTGCATGAGCATGCCCCAGGGAGTGGAACGAGTAACGGTCAGGTCATATTCATAATTGTCTTTCAGGGTAACCCAGGTATCCGAATCCGCAGTCCTCAGGTCGGCGCCAAGGCTTACATTTTCAAAGTATTCTTTAAGGAGCTCTCCGGTGCGGGCGTAATCCGGCCGGATAAGGATTTCAATCTCGATGTTTTCCCCGTCTTTCCCTTCCAGGATTCCGTCCCCGTTGCTGTCCGAATATCCTGCTTCTTCCAGGAGCTCTCTGGCTTTTTCCGGGTCATACTCAAGTTTTTCGGTTTCCTTGAAATTTTCCATTGCAGGGGGCACAAAGCCACGGTTAGGGACTTCCCCGTACCCCAGGGTTTCAAGCCTGACGATTTCTTCATAATTTATGGCATAGGCAAGAGCTTCCCTGAATTCCAGGTCCGAAAAAGGAGCTTTTTCCAGGTTCGGGGCAAGGAAGATAAGTCCGATACCTGTCGTTTCCAGAAACTCAAAATCTCCTGTTTCTTCAAGCTGCTCAATCCCGGAGTATGGGTATGACCCTGCGTATTTGTAGTATGTGTCAGCCTCCCCGTTTTTGAGGGCAAGGGTGGCAACGTCCACGTTTGAGTAATAATGGATTTCCACGGTTTCAGCTTCCGGGACTTTCCCCTTCCAGTAAGGGTTTTTCTCAAAAACGAGTTTTCCGGCATTAAGGTCTATCAGCTTGAGATAGTAAGGCCCGCAGCCCACATATGGGCCGTTGTTTGTGTATTCCATCGGGTTTTCTATTGTTTCCCACACATGGGCAGGAAGAATATTGTAGGTTGCAAACTCCAGGTTAATACGGGTGTAAGGCTTGTTGAATTTGAAGGTAACGGAATTGTTTGCTTCCGATACGGACGAACTTTCCAGGGTATCATTGATCCAGCTGGCCCAGGGAGTCTCTTTCCCGTAGTAGCGGATCGAAAACTCAATGTCTTCCGGGGTTACCGGTTCTCCGTCACTCCAGTAGAGGTTATCTTTCAGGTAAAAGGTCCAGCACGTGTTATTTTCCGAGGCCTCGTAGCTCTCAGCAAGCTGGCCTGCAATGTGCCCTTCAGAGTCCATTTTCATGAGGGGAGGGTTTGAGAGATGGGTGAAAACCCCCAGGTTTGAGTCCCCGATGAATGATGCGGATTTTATTACGTTTGGAGTTGCGATTTTCAGGACCGTTCCTTCGGAAGCTGCTGACTGCTGCATTTCCGCGGCTTTTGCTTCGGAGACCTCTTCAGGATCCTGCAATTCTTCTTCTCCTCCAAACAGGGCTTTTATATACGTGATAAACCGGTCAAAAATTCCGCCTTCCGAAGACGTAAGGTTTTCTCCGGAATCCTCAGAGTCCGCCGCTCCTGCCGGATACATGTTCACACAAAAAATAAAAATGAGTACGGCAAATGTCAGTCCCTGTTTCAATCTTCTGTTTAGTCCTGATCCGTTCAACTCTTTTTCCTTAAAATGGTTCCCCAGTTTCATCCTGCTGCCTCTTCCTGTTTTATTTTCTTTCTCCTGAGTTGCAGAAATAGCACAAAGGTTCCGGTTCTTTTGAAAAACTCATTGGTGTCCAGTCCCCGCAACCTATAAGAGGTGTGGGGCAGTACCTTGCGTGGATTCTGAGTAATTCTTGCATTCCGGATACTTGCATGAATTTTTAGTAGGAATGACGATGGGAACCTCTATGTGCTATTTTTCTCAATTTTATCTGTATTTTTAATAACAATAAGTTCTAAGGTAATCAAAAATCATACTAAATTTTTGTTTTTTATGTAAAAGACTCTAAACAATTTGTAATATAAATCTTTTGATTTTTAATGTTCATTTAATAAAACAGATTCAGATGCAGTCTCTTTTTTTATTGGGGGTTCCAAGCTGCCCGGAAATAAGAAAAAATACATCAGGCAATGATAAAAATAAATCTTCAGATAAAAATAGGGAGGAGTCTTCATGTAAAAATAAGAAGAAATCTTCAGATAAAAATAGGGAGGAGTCTTCATGTAAAGATAAGAAGAAATCTTCAGGTAAAAATAAGGAGAGGTCATCAGATAAAATCAGTTAAGGAAAAATGTGTTTTACTTCTGACCTTTAATCTCAATCTTTTTTTCAATTTTTCGTGCAAGGTTTTCTTTCGAGTGAATATAGAGGGAAGCCGGAAGCCCGGTATTTGATATCATGTAGAGCAGGCTCATGGTTGTCCTGTTCAGCCTTGGAGAGTAGTTTAAAAGTGTGCTCCTCGAGATCCTTACCATTGTATCGAGGGGTTTTATTCCTGTCAGGTACCTTTTTATATCGCGGGTTCTCTGGCTCTTTTCAAATATCAGGTCTATCCATGTATTCATTTCTTCCATCAGAATTTCCCTTGTCAGGTCTTCAGGAACAATGTAACTTTTTCCTCTCTCTATGTTTTTGAAATACTCCCTGAAGCTGTCTCCCTTTGCAAGCGTATACACCTTCCCAATCCCTCCAGAGTGGCTGTCCGTTGTTGCAGCGATGCCTTTGCCGAACTTTTCCGCAAGGGCGATCGTAAGCTCGTTTTTCTGCTTGAGCTCATGCATGTTATATTCA
This genomic interval carries:
- a CDS encoding ABC transporter permease, whose product is MQGITRKIIRYLASFVLITIINFTLPRMMPGDPVKNLIGEDVYVPEDVMEELRTELGLNRPLHEQFTSFLSDLLHLDLGYSYHLHAPVAEILLGRMGWTLLFVGISVLIGAFLGSLLGALAGWKPERKMSRFTGFAFVIFSCTPPYFLALLSLYLFSFKLGLFPSKGFYDAPEIGSVLHHLFLPVCVMSVFSASRNFLVMRGSVIQEKKQLYALYARAKGLHNTGILFRHVIKNASLPVITLLALDFGFLFSGALFIEIIFSLNGMGTLIYDAIMGKDYPLLQGAFLVIALTALFANMLADLLYTLIDPRVRRPA
- a CDS encoding DUF447 domain-containing protein, which translates into the protein MTVFSSDCREFEKSDHAINLSAFGIREGISEVIVSTGFENPNAAPIGIITKSGKPFVRLFKGSHTWTNVAKEMYLVSNVVYDPLLFVRSTFFDLEPSEFEYVPAGGLEFPVLKEAVAWVIFECVNVKNTDQTLIAELVPVKAGFNEEHRKNLPVPNRGFNAVLEATVHATRYQLSGDEKYLEWIRHYETLASKCGGDGEKKAMKLLYEVLGI
- a CDS encoding ABC transporter ATP-binding protein, which translates into the protein MSLRAASLSKSYGASLLSPGKCIFREISLEISPGKTFGLMGPSGEGKSTLGRTVAGLEKPTAGIVYYKGSPLSGMKKTEYIAFRRKVQIMFQDPTDAFNPGKKIEHSVSEVLTLLRVPKSKHVRKTEELLMTVGLPEEVLTRYPSQLSGGQLQRLALGRILLLDPEYIVLDEPTSALDVSVQAQILHMLKEVQAERKIGYLLISHDEAVIRFMSDSYGELESGKLKIID
- a CDS encoding triphosphoribosyl-dephospho-CoA synthase; translation: MNHVDTAFSSHIPEWAEGASSLIARCAQLAMLLEVSASPKPGNVDREHNYPDTCFEHFVASSVAVYPVLELAARSRDGIGTLLRKAVYESFAWQRGGNTHFGAFLLLIPLAMAAGEISREASSTGKADFRLESGYFENLASRAHIFARATSCEDAVEFYRAFGHAEVRVNSVDEFDLEDPGATADLREQNITLYDLMEISRGYDLIANEWTSGFGRCLEGAESILEFMQARNCEAEALTGGSVSTCSGTGINEAVVYTFLKMLSRHRDTFIQTKFDPETADYVSARAGKLLSGWEASGKTARDFALILPAVQEFDSELLEKKINPGSTADIIIAGLFIALLGGLRF
- a CDS encoding dihydromethanopterin reductase (acceptor) — encoded protein: MSFKSIAWGITGAGHFLDRSYQVFKELKQRDPELSVNTYISRAAEEVLRMYGLEQKLVKISGGDYLEEIFRESEQGSSSPKVGRFLLERYDALFVTPATSNTVSKIAYGIADSLITNAVAQAVKGKVPVYVVPVDIEGSIISEMPYNIDRKQCRHCETCPPRENCPHGAITEKNGFTDQIDLLKCKGCGICKELCPYNAIKGGPVEVLVRDVDMRNVEIVKGLQGITVLESPEAILELF
- a CDS encoding ABC transporter substrate-binding protein, with product MKLGNHFKEKELNGSGLNRRLKQGLTFAVLIFIFCVNMYPAGAADSEDSGENLTSSEGGIFDRFITYIKALFGGEEELQDPEEVSEAKAAEMQQSAASEGTVLKIATPNVIKSASFIGDSNLGVFTHLSNPPLMKMDSEGHIAGQLAESYEASENNTCWTFYLKDNLYWSDGEPVTPEDIEFSIRYYGKETPWASWINDTLESSSVSEANNSVTFKFNKPYTRINLEFATYNILPAHVWETIENPMEYTNNGPYVGCGPYYLKLIDLNAGKLVFEKNPYWKGKVPEAETVEIHYYSNVDVATLALKNGEADTYYKYAGSYPYSGIEQLEETGDFEFLETTGIGLIFLAPNLEKAPFSDLEFREALAYAINYEEIVRLETLGYGEVPNRGFVPPAMENFKETEKLEYDPEKARELLEEAGYSDSNGDGILEGKDGENIEIEILIRPDYARTGELLKEYFENVSLGADLRTADSDTWVTLKDNYEYDLTVTRSTPWGMLMHASWGSGYFDSRRSGQGVMHNLDDPEYLELCDNILATTDSAELQAYAYELQDYYAENLPAIPLYWNTVLTPYNRHFEGWYTDPLYGIYNLDNFVNVRRTEA
- a CDS encoding ABC transporter permease, which produces MNPETAHIEGTSIKENRAEGHSEKQLVRPETPGLSIPGRGAFRSIQKREGVLGKFNRGGIFLLAFFLFMALFPSLLAPYAPDERFTPYEEPSREHFLGTNDIGNDILSELVYGARISMTVGFAAALISTFIGTTIGLCAGYFRGALDELLMGFTDVVLIIPKIPLIIVLGAFLRPSIWVLVPVLGFLSWESTARVTRSKTLQLREAGYVKSARCMGFSSSHIMTSDIFPNIVHILLPKFMLATASAMISEASLSFLGLSDISMKSWGSMLSFAFFRGGFIRDMWWWYLPPGICITLCVMAIALIGFGLETEEEKYSGEGADAA
- a CDS encoding ABC transporter ATP-binding protein, with the protein product MKAKNEAVKTLLEVKDLEVSFQGVKTVTALSGVSFSIEESETLALVGETGCGKSVVAHAIMRLLPPESRVKGTVEFGGRSLLELNEKEMAKIREEEIAIIFQNPSLALNPVYSIGHQLAEPLRVHRKEKKKEAFLKVAKALKKSGFANTAECIRYYPGWCSGGMNQRFLIAASTILDPALLIADEPSKGLDRKCVTELETELTKLKREKKTALLLISHDLGFVRRLADRIAVMYAGEIVEISDPSSLFESPLHPYTRGLLNSLPEKGFVPIPGFSPPLSSPPAGCKFHPRCPLREKRCSESRPELKETGRRAVRCFLCP